CGGCGAGTATGTCGCTGCCGTCGCGGGGCTCGTACCCCGCACATCCGCCGTGAACGAGGAGGGCGCCCACCGATGATGACCTGGCTGCGTTTCCCACTGACCACGCTGGCGCTGCTTGCGCTGTGGCTGCTGCTGGTCGGTAGCGTTGCGCCGGGGCAGGTGCTGTTGGGTGCCCTGCTGGCGGCGCTCATCACCGGCGTCACGGCAGGGTTCTGGCCGAGGCACCGACGCCCCGGCCGACCATGGCTGATCGTCCGCTATCTGTGGCGGCTCGGCCTGGACATCCTGACGGCCAACGTTCGCGTTGCCGCGCTGGTGCTCGATCCGCGACGGCGTGCGCAGCCCTTCTTCGTCGAGTTGCCGCTCGCGCTCGAGGATCCCTTCGCGATCTATCTGTTCGCGAGCACTATCTCGCTGACACCGGGCACCGTCTCGGCGGATCTGCGCCGCCCGGCGGATGACGGCCGCACCCTCCTGCTGGTCCATTCACTCGACGGTGGCGATGCCGAGGGGGCCTCGGAGCGGC
Above is a genomic segment from Thiorhodovibrio litoralis containing:
- a CDS encoding Na+/H+ antiporter subunit E, producing the protein MMTWLRFPLTTLALLALWLLLVGSVAPGQVLLGALLAALITGVTAGFWPRHRRPGRPWLIVRYLWRLGLDILTANVRVAALVLDPRRRAQPFFVELPLALEDPFAIYLFASTISLTPGTVSADLRRPADDGRTLLLVHSLDGGDAEGASERLCRDLKQRYEQPLMEIFR